Within Vicia villosa cultivar HV-30 ecotype Madison, WI linkage group LG1, Vvil1.0, whole genome shotgun sequence, the genomic segment AAGGAGGCCTATAGTATGATTACTGATTGAAAGTTAAGAAAATTGATATAGATGCATTAGTTAAAAATGAAATGGGGTACTTTGTAGACAAACCACCACATTTGAAACTTACTAGCGCAAGTGGGTGTATAAGGTTTTTTGTTTTAATAGACAAAGGAATTCATTCAAAGAGAGCACAAGGGGTACTCAAACCCGACTTACAAAATTACCGAGAAACACCTTTAAAAAGTCAATAATAAAGGCACAGCATACCATTCATAATAACTACAACAATAAGGAGAGAAAAATCTACCTGAATTGATCCATTTCCAAGAAAAGAATTTGATGGAGGAAATGCATTCTTCAAAGTTCACAACGTTGTCTTTAAAAATGACAGCATTCCTTAGTAGCCATAATGACCAAGAAACAGCCAACCAAATGACATACACCACCTCTCTAATTGCCTTCTTTTTAATCTTGGAAAAACTGTTTGGAAAATCCACGAAGTCGTTCATCAAAACATGTTGAGAGCAACCCAACCAAGAATGGACAACATAACAAATCCTTAAACTAAAAATACATTCAAGAAAGAGATGATTCCTAGTCTCAAGAAAGCTTCCACAAAGCACGCAAACCTTCTCTGTTTCCGCAAGCTCGATTCCTCTAACTAATAAATTGTCTCTAGTTGGAAGCCTATTAAGAATAAACCTCCACCTGAACATAAGAATATTATACGGAACTCTCGCTTTCCATAATTGAGTTAACGCCACCTTCATATTCAAAGAAATTCACTTAATAGAGTCCTTGTTGGCAAAAGCTTTGAAGCACGAATTGACGGTAAAAACCTCATCGTTCTCGTGGACCCAGCTGAAAACATCATCGCCTTCAGCCGCTGGCTCAATATCAGATAGATGGTCTACAAGCTGCTCCAAAATATGGTTATCCACATCACCCAAATCTCCTATAATCGACTCGAAGTTCCAGCGCCAAAGATCCACCTACCTATAGCCCGCTTCAGCCACGCTCATGGATTTATCAACGGCCTTATCGAATAAATCCGGGTAGGCTTCCTTTAACGGTTGGTTCCCCAACCATTGCAGCTCCAAAAAGGTAATTTGTCTCCATCTTTCAACCTGCAAGCTATACTGTTAGTAAAAGAGTTAACCGAATCCGCAATTTTTCTGTCCAACGATACGAGATCTCTCCACCAAATAGAATCTCCTTTATTGATATCTCGATATTTGCAAGACAGCAATTTTATTTCTGGATTTGAGAATCTATGGCCCACTATCCCGCTCCAAATTGCACTCTTTTCAGTTAAAATTCTCCACCTCCAATTTGAAAGCAGGGCCCTGTTGAAAACCTCTAAATATTTAATCCCTAACCCTCCGTCTTCCTTCGGCTTACAAACTGCCTTCCAGCTAACCCAGTGGATGGTTCGGGAGCTTTCATTTCCATTCCACATAAAACCGCTCTGAATTCTTCGTAACTCTTTCACTACCTTGAACGGCATTTTATAGAAGGAAAGAGCATAGATCAGAACAAGATTCAATACTGAATTGATCAAAATGACCCTTCCGCCTAATGAAAGAAATCTTCCTTTCCAAACTGCCAACTTCTTCCTACACATACTTATGACATTTTTCCACATACCGCGTCTATGTGGACTATCACCCACCATCACGCCTAGAAATTTAAAGGGCAGCCTTCATATATTACACGACAGAAAGGTTGATGCCCTATCAAGGTTCCACTCTCCCATATTGATGTCGTACAAATTACTCTTGCAAAGATTAACCTTTAGCCCCGACATAAGTTCAAATCCTCTTAAAATAGACTTCAAACACCAAAGTTCTCATAAATTTCGTTGCATAGCACTAtggtgtcgtccgcaaattgtaATATGTCAATGGTCTCCTCCTCATTGACTTGAAAGCCTTGAAAGTCTCCTTGAGATACCTCTTTGTCATTGAGAGCTGTTAAACCTTCCATTACCATAACGAACAAAAAGGGCGAAAGAGGATCGCCTTGCTTAATCCTCTTTCCACCGAAAAGTCTTTTGTCACGCTGCCGTTGACCAAAATAGACATCGAGCTATTGAAGATACAAACTTCCATTCATTTGCACCAAAGATTGTCGAAACACATTCTTGTCAACAAAGTTCTAAGATAATCCTAGCTTACACTATCATACGCTTTATGGTAGTCCACCTTAATGACCAAACAACACCTTTTATCCCTTTTGGCCAAATCCATTGCTTCGTTAACTAAAAGGACACTGTCTAATATATTGCGACCTGGAAAGAAAGTCGTCTGTTTCGGAGATATCACAGTACCAATGACACGCTTGATTCTAAATGCGAGCATCTTAGCCAGAATCTTATAAAGagaactaaccaagcaaattggTCTATATTCCACAAGAGATTGAGGATTGGGAACCTTGGGAATAAGTGCTAGAAAAGATATTGTTACATTCTTGACTAATTTAGTTGAAGCGTAAAAGTCCTTCATGTAACAATAAACATCCTCTTTCACCACTTCCCAATTCTTCTTGAAGAAATCCAGCGTAAACCCGTCTGATCCAACACTCTTCTTTCCATCACAGCTCCAAATAGCCACCTTGATTTCCTCCACTGTGAATGGCTCTTATAAGGCTCTGATATCAGCACAAGACAACCTTTTGAAATATAAGCCATTAGGAGAAGGCCTCAGTCTATTGCTCTCTTTGAAGAAGTTCTCAAAGTGAGCCATGATTTCATGTTTCACTTCAGCAGCACCCTCGATAACACCTCTATCGGTTTCCACCAAACTAATGTAATTTCTCCTATTCCTCTCTTTGAGAACCTTATggaaaaatcaggagttttaatCTCCATCTTTCAGCCACGATTTCCTTGATTTCAGTCTAAGCATTTTCTCCTTTGTCTCAAGATTCCTCCAAAACTTCGTAGTTACTTCTCTTCGATCTTCCACCAACTCTCCACCACTAACTCCACTCAAGTTACGGATTTGATAATCCAACATGTTAATATCATTCACCGCATCCTCCACCTTTAAGTCAACCCAACCGAATACATTGTGGTTCCACCATTTCAGTCTGCCCTTAATCCCTTTGAGCTTTTTCAAAAATCCTGAAATCCCCTCTGCCATTAACCTCCAATTTGCTCCATCTTCTTTAACGAAAGCTAAAAACCGATCATTGCTGAACCACACACTGTTAAAACGGAAAGGTTTCGGCCCCCATTCAACATCCCCTTCTTTTATTCATATCGGACAATGGTCCGATATGTCACGCTTCCCgactttctgattggaaatcttccaattatgaatgatattttctgataaAAGAAACCTATCTAACTGCTCATAGACGTGCCATTGTTGTTGAACCAAGAGAATTTACCTCCAATACAAGGAAAATCTTACGATTGCATCTTGTGTTATCATCCCTGCAAATATAAACCCTCAGTACTGATACTAAATAACCAAAGAATCTTGGATTCCACACAAAACACGGTAGTCCGTAACATCTTAGCCATGTTACTCTTTCAGGGTCCACTTCCGAGGGGCTCCACTCTCTTACCTCATTCATCCATTGACCTAACcaattccccccccccccccccgtctTCCATCAATGCTTACACCTCGCCTTGGACAACGTCTTCTAGAAGACAAAGCTTAGCTCCCAAAGGTGTCACCTTCATTAAAAACTAGCCCTCCGAATGGAATATATCTTGAAGAGTATACGTTGAACCTGGATTCTCCACCTCACCGATATCAGCTTTTTTGAATCTTTGTAATTCTTCATGTGAAACATAAAATTTATGGTTCAATTGAGAGATATAAGATTAGACTGGTGGCCTAGGGTTAGTGCAACACTCGCATATAATATACATCTAAAATTTACATTATATATAGTATAATTGGTGCTGAATGGCAACGGTATATAAACATACCCAAAAGAATAATATACATAAATGACACATTATATAGAAAGATGCCTAATCAAAAACAAAGATCGATGTACAACATGATCCAAAAGATCCACATATGTACAAAATTCATAATTTGCACATAGTTCACAGCGAAAGATCGTAAAAGTATAAGTCTTCAAAACATCATCAGACAAGCTTTCATGTCATACTCTAAATTTTACCCCTAAAGATTCATCTGTATGATTTGCATCAGTTGACTTTTTGTTAACTATTTTAATCCATTTTACAAGTTTCTTTTTAAGTTCAATTACcctaaaatattttcattttactCGCCAATTACATCATTTGACCTTTTTTCACATTCTTGATTACAtttgaattttcatttttattaataattaaatttgttattaattgaatttattttcctttaataataaaatcaatcCTTAATTAAGTTTGCATCTAATAgataattatatttttctttttattaaatttttacactgtcattTAATGAGAATATATCATTCTGTCATGGTCATCtcagtaatttaaaaataacatcCATTAAAccttttgaattttaatattagttgcattttttaaaatagccTTATAATAAAAacgttttcattttattttattttttttcattttataagacaaaatcaaaattaagaaaataaagtaaAACTAGTATACAATACATCACAGTTTTTAAATTCATCACAGtaaaattaaattcattttccaatcaattcaccgttttttttcatttcaaattaaccttttttttttcaactaaaCTCCCACATCACATTAAGAGTAAGACAAAACTCAAATTCACATTCACATTTCAACTAACATGCTTTCTTCATTTCAAAATCTCACTCACaatttcatttgaatttcaaCAATTATTCAAATTTCATTTACATTACaaacataattaaaaattacAACATACACAAATCCTATCGAAGTCTCAATTGCATCCTAACCACACTTTTCAAATTGATCAAAGGCCATGATTTGAACATTCAAAATTATATTCAATTGCATTCAAAATTATATCAACACTTTTTTATCCGTGTATGTTTTAAACATTGTGCCTCCACGGATCTTTCATCTATATCATCTGATATTTTAGGTAGTGGCTAACGACATACTTCTTTGCTCCAACTTCTTCAGTGTCATACTTCTTTTTTAGAGTCTCCCATACATATTTTGCAGTATCACAGTTACTGTAATAATCATACAGATCATTTGCAAGTCtatttaaaatatgattttgtaGAGATCATCATTCTTTTTTCATAAGGTGATTCATTTTCTGAGCTGGAATTTGTTCGCTTTAATCTGTGCAGCAAATATAGCTTCAGCACTATTAAGTGTTCCATGAGAATATATAGATTTCTTATCGTTAATTTGATCGGTTGATCCTTAAGGAGCAGCAGGTGATCAGAACGTTggcaacttttttcaaaaaaaattgcaaattttgtTGTCAGCGTTTGAAGTGACTTCCCTCAAACTGTAAGGTTTGTTAGAGACAACCGCCGCAAAATTAATACGCGGAAttatgagagagaaagagagagagagagagagagagagagagagagagagagagagagagagagagagagagagagagagagagagagagagagagagagagagagaggaaaaacacaacaaaaagagtttttggtgTATTTTGAAATGAAAAATGTGCACTCCTTATATAGTGAGTATGCTAGCCAAGGAATGTATTCTAAACAATGTGGgacttattgtttttttttaattaacacataatcacACAAAAAATTCTAACAATGTGGGACTTAAGAAATTTTTAAATTCATCATATTGGAACATGCCTTTTACAAAcaatatttgttatatttttatagaaACATGAACTTCTGTCAAGGAACCTTTTCGTCTTCACCCTCTTAGGAGAGATTTCCGTCTGCGGTTAATTTATGGAATGGCAGCAGGCCAGTAAGAAAGTATTATGTAATCTAGCAGCAAAGTGGGATGTGTTTCCGCATGGAGGGATGCAATTATGTTTGTCGGAGGATATCTCATCCATATTCTTCTCTGAGCTACCAGACAGAACAAGGGCAACAAACATTTTCAAGTTATTCGGTTGTATTGGAGATGTGGTGGAAGTAGTCATATCTCCACGCAGGAATAAGTGGGGAGGCGATTCAGTTTCGCAAGGTTCAAAGGGGTGGAAGACGTAAGATTGCTGGCGGTGAAGCTTGATAACATCATGATTGACGGCAAGAAGATTCATGCCAATCAACCAAGGTTTGAACGGAAGGGTCCAAGAAGGCTTGAGAGGGGTGGCTCGATTCGGAGTATCGGCAACAAGGAGGGGCGGAGGTTCTTAAGAAAGATGGCTTTATTGATAACATAGGGAGTGCGCACGGGAAGATGTCATATTCTAATGTTGTGTCGGAAGGGAAGAGGCACGACTCTTATTTTGAGTCACATCTGTTTGTATTCAATTCGAAGAAGGAGGATAGGGAAAGATGGAACAAGGCCTACATTGGGGAAGTTTTATATCCCGGTGAGACATAAAACATTCAAACTCACTTTGAGATTGAGGGATTTTTCTCTGTCAAAATAATTCTGTTAGGGGCAAACTATTTCTTGTTAGAAGAGTTGGAGGAAGGGATTATTGCAGAGTTGATCAGTGAAAGAAGCACCTGGTGGAAACAACGGTTCCGTGGTGTTCGTCCTTGGCAGAATCGTGATGTCGATACTGAAAGAGTTATGTGGATTAAGGTCTTTGGTGTTCCGTGTCAAGCGTGGAGTGTGAATTTTTTCATTACACTTGCAAATTCTTTGGGGAGCTACATTTGTGTCGATGAGAACACAATGTCGGGTAAGAAATTGGATGTAGCCATAGTTCTTATTAGGATCCCTCCGAAATTTTTCCTGAAAGAACTCGTATCATTGGTCATAGATGGAGAGTCTTTTGGGATTGTGCTTCACGAAGATTCGTTTGGCCCACCGAGAATTGTTAACAAACAGTACGCCTATACAGGGAACAACGCTTCATCTTCTAGCTCTGAGGACTCTTGGTCCATATCGGAAGGAAGCTCTATCGGAGAGGACGACGGTCATTCTTGGGATTCTAACCCTAAAGATGAAAAGTTAAAACAGGTTTTTAGCAATGGGGACAGTCAAGATGGGTCACATCATGATTCTAGCATAGCAGAAGGGATGGATTCTAAAGAAAACAGAGGAAAAGAAATCATATTGAGCAAAGTTTACTCTTCCTTCGATGAAGCTTTATAGGTGGCAGTTGAGGCAAAAGGTGCGGATCATGCAAAAGGAAAAAGCTCTGCTTAATCTACCTCTGATCCAATCTCTGACCCTAATTCTAGAGACTCAAGAGTCAAGGATACCTTGGAGAAACCAGCAGATTTTTCAGGCTCAATATTCGATAAGGCGGTGGAGTCAGTAGGTACCAAAGCACATTCTTTGTCCAAGAACAAGAGAAGGAAAAAGgttatttttaaatcttttgaTAATTTGTGTGGGCCATATAAGCAACCTTTAACTTGTCCCATTAAGAAGAAAAGGCCCAAAAGGAATATTATCTCTTCATAATACCAGAAGGCCCAAGAAgtaggagttaattttgatggtCCCACCCAGAACGTGAATGTGGCCATGATCACTTCTTAGTACTTTTATCCGTTTTCCACTTTGATTTTTCGCAAGGGCCTTGAACTTTGATCACTTCTTAGTACTTTTATCCGTTTTCCACTTTGATTTTTCGCAAGGGCCTTGAACTTTTTGAATACTCCAAAGACTTCTGATTTTTCTTTTAGGAAATAGACCCATGTCATTCTAGAGAAGTCGTCAATGAAGAGTATAAAGTACCTTTTGTTCTCATGTGATGGCGTCCTCATCGGTCCACATACGTCGGTATGTATCAGCTCCAACAGGTCTTTCGCTCTCCACGCTCCACTTGTTGAAAATGGAAATCGGTGTTGCTTACCAAGGAGACACCCTTCATTGTTGTCCTTTATGCTTGGAAGGGTGTCTCCTTGGTAAGCAACACCGATTTCCATTTTCAACAAGTGGAGCGTGGAGAGCGAAAGACCTGTTGGAGCTGATACATACCGACGTATGTGGACTGATGAGGACGCCATCACATGAGAACAACAGGTACTTTATACTCCTCATTGACGACTTCTCTAGAATGACATGGGTCTATTTCCTAAAAGAAAAATCAGAAGTCTTTGGAGTATTCAAAAAGTTCAAGGCCCTTGCGGAAAATCAAAGTGGAAAACGGATAAAAGTACTAAGAAGTGATCGCGGCAAAGAGTACACCTCTCGCGAGTTTGACAGATTTTGCGCGGATGAAGGCATAGAGCGACAACTTATAGTCGCAtattcacctcaacaaaatggtgtgtcCGAGAGAAAGAATCGCACAGTTATGGAGATGGCTAAATCGATGCTCAAGTAGAAGGGAATGCCTAACACATTCTGGGCTGAAGCGGTCTACACTGCTGTTTACATACTCAATAGATGTCCAACTAAGGCAGTACAAGATAAGACTCCAATTGAAGCCTGGAGCGGGAAGAAGCCATCAGCAAAGCACCTAAGGGTCTTTGGATCTATATGCTACATTCATATTCCAGACGTGAAGAGGCATAAGCTTGAAGACAAGACTATACAAGGTATCTTCCTGGGGTCTAGCACAATTTCTAAGGGATACCGTGTATACAACTTGCAAACTAAAAAACTCATCATCAGTCGAGATGTTGAAGTTGATGAGAatgcttcttggaattgggatgAAGAAAAAGTGGAGAAGAACATCCTCATACCAGCTCAACTACCTCAAGAAGAACCCGAGGATGAAGAACCTGGGGAAGAAGAATCAGGTGAACCTCTTTCgcctccaccacaacaacaagagcaagaacaagaactaTCATCACCAGAGTCTACTCCAAGACGAGTAAGATCCTCGGTGGATATATATGAAACCTGTAACATGGTCATACTTGAACCTGGAAGTTTTGAAGAAGCGTCAAAGCAGGAAGTATGGGTCAAGGCAACGGAAGAAGAGATAAAGATGATCGAGagaaacaacacatgggagttagtAAATCGTCCCCGTGGAAAAGATATCATTGGGGTTAAGTGGGTCTATAAGACAAAGCTCAACCCTGATGGCACCATACAGAAACACAAGGTGAGGCTAGTAGCTAAGGGTTACTCATAACAACCTGGGATTGACTACAATGAGACATTTGCACCAGTAGCTCGTCTTGATACCATAAGAGCTCTAATAGCTCTTGCGGCACAAAAAGGATGGAGTATCCATCAACTAGATGTCAAATCTGCCTTCCTTAATGGCGTACTTGAAGAAGAGATCTATGTGGAGCAGCCACGAGGATTCATATCTGAAGGTGAAGAAAGCAAAGTGTTAAGACTAAGAAAAGCACTTTACGGTTTGAAGCAAGCACCTCGAGCATGGTATAGCAGAATCGATCAATATTTCATGGATCGAGGATTCAGGAGGAGCAAGAGTGAGCCTACACTTTACATCAAGTCCCAAGGTCAGTACACTCTCTTACTCTCTCTATATGTAGATGACCTTATCTACACAGGAAACATTACTAAGATGATGATGGAGTTTAAAGAAGACATGATGAAGACCTTTGAGATGATCGACCTTGGTTTGATGAGTTACTTCCTCGGTATAGAGGTAAGTCAGAGAAATGAAGGGATATTCATCTCAGAAAAGAAATACACAGAAGGCTTACTTAAGAAATTCAAGATGTATGGTTGCAAGCCTGTCGCTACTCCactcataaaaaatgagaaaCTATAAAAGAATGATGGAGCACCAGAAGTTGATGCATCTAAATACAAAAGTCTAATTGGAAGTCTCCTATATTTAACAGCTACACGGCCAGATATAATGTATGCTACAAGTCTTCTATCAAGATTCATGCAAAGCCCAAGTCAAATACACTTTGGAGCAGGAAaaagaattttgaggtatcttcAAGAAACAAAAGAGTTCGGTATATGGTACACTACCGAAACCAACTCCGGATTACTTGGCTACACCGACTGTGATTGGGCAGGTTCACTAGATGACATGAAGAGCACCTCTGGCTATGCTTTCTCTCTAGGATCAGGAATTTTTTCTTGGGCGTCAAAGAAGCAAGCTATAGTTACACAATCAACAGCAGAAGCAGAGTACATGGCAGCTGCTGAAGCAACGAGTCAAGCTATATGGCTTCGCAGGATACTCGAAGACATGGGAGAAAAACAAGATGAGCCTACTAAGATCAACTGTGACAACAAATCAGCAATTGCAATGGCAAAAAATCCAGTGCATCACAGCAGAACAAAACACATAGCAATCAAGTATCACTTTATCAGAGAAGCTGAAGCAACTAAAGAGATCAAACTCGACTACTGCAGGACAGAAGATCAAATTGAAGATATATTCACGAAAGCGTTGGCGAGACCAAGATTTAAAGAGCTACGAGCTATGCTTGGAGTCACGGAAATTTGCATCAAGGAGGAGTGTTGAAATTGCTACAAATTTCTAGAATATTCtaaatataatatgtatgaaaatgGTAGAATATCCTAGAATTATAGTGTATAAGAATATGGTAGAATAATCTAGAACTATAGTGTGAATGGATATGGTAGATCAATCTAGAATTATAAGTGTATGTAAAATATAGAATAACCTAGAATCATCATGATACTAATCTATCATGAGAATTCTAGAAAGAACTAAAGAGATGTAGAAATATTCACCACCATTGAGAGGTTGGTGACTTGAGCCTATAAATAGGCAATTGCTATCTTGTAATTTATCATCCAAGAAATCAATGACATAGCCTTCTTTCTAAACAACTCTCTAAAACTATCTTTTATCAACTATCACCTAATCAACTACTAACAGAAACTATAGATTTAAATTtcgaaaaaatgaaaattttcgatcattttcttaaatttcaaaattattaaataatttagtttggatttttcatttttctcttatATTGTCTTTCCCTTTTTagtttgttttactaaaattttattaatattaaatatttctaaTAACAACAATGAATACGTGAAATATTATCGTTTGACAAAATTTCCCTCATTTTTCTAGCATCCTCATTATCTCTCAATAAATTTAAACTATTATGCTAATTGCATTCCTCCACAATCACCTCAATTTTTCCTTAACTTGATTAGAACTCTTGACAACGCATCACTCTCGGAAACTATAACTCTTGGACGAGCTTTACTCATTCTAAAATGGATACATATTTTTAGAAACTTTCACATGTGAGATCACACATGCATGCATGATGCTTCTATATATATGTGTTACATTGCCTCAGCTTAAAACTCATAATATACAAACAAAAAAgctcaaagaaaaataaaagaatcataaTGGATTTAAAACAGGTAATACACATGAAAGGTGGTGACGGAAAAGAAGGTTATGCAAACAACTCCTTACTTCAGGTATGAGttcatatatacatatacatttcATCATTTCATGCATGTGAGTAAGTCATAATTTTGCTCTAAGTTTTATTCATGGAATGTATATGTACAGAGAAAGGTGATTTCTTTGACAAGATCTCTGAGAGACGAAGCCATAACCGATGTGTATCGCAATACGAATCCAGAAAGCTTAGGAATTGCAGATTTGGGTTGTTCTTATGGAGCAAACACATTTTTGGTGATAGCCGAAGCTATCAAAGCTGTGGAAAAGTTTTGTCAAGAACAGAAACAAAAATCTCCAGAATATAAAGTATTTTTGAATGATCTACCGGGGAACGATTTCAACAATGTGTTTATGTCTTTCGACGCCTTCAAGAAAAACCTTATTAGTGAAGTGAAAAATCAAATGGGACCTTTCTATTTCTTTGGAGCTCCTGGTTCCTTTTATGATAGGCTTTTTCCTAATAAGAGTTTGCATTTTGTACATTCTTCGTATAGCCTTCAGTTTCTATCTAAGGTTTGTTTATATTTGTTTGCATGATATTTAGCTTTGATTATATTGATTGGTGAAATATAGTTGAAGTTTGTTGATTGGTGTTGAATTAGGTTCCTGATGGTGTACACATCAACAAAGGGAATGTTTACTTGAATAAGACAAGTCCTCCAGATGTTTTGAAAGCTTACATTGAACAATATAAATCAGATTTATCTTTCTTTCTCAAGTGTCGTGCTGAAGAATTAGTTGAAGGTGGTCGTTTGGTTGTGACTTTAATAGGAAGAATTGGTGAGGATCCAATATACAAGGAGTGTTGTTTGGTTTGGGATGTCATGTCCATGGGTCTTAATGATATGGTCAAAGAGGTAAATAATGGAATAGAGTTATCAAAGCTTTTAAATAAAAGTAGCGGTAGTATAAAGATTTTCACAATTTAAATCGGTACAGATTATATGATACTGATTACAATCGTTGCAGTGTGAATTAACtacaatttttttcattataaaaatGGTGAAAATAATGGCATACGCAAAGTTATAAAATACCGTTGCAATCACTTTGCGATATGGCATAAATGCTTTCCCGATTTTGGTTGTTACAATTGTTGCGACGTTGATTATGATCGTTGCGGTGTCAATTTACGGGTTTTTTAACCTAGTCTATATATTAGGTCTTAATCAATATGTTACAAAGGGTTATTTTATAAGGATTAAGTTATTCAATATATGGTGTAGGGAATCATAAAAGAAGAAAGTATGAGCAGTTTCAACATCCCTCTATATTATCCATCTCAAGCTGAAGTGaagaaggaaattgacacacaaGGATCATTTGACATCAATTATTTGGAGACTTCTGAAGTGAATTTGAGTGAGCTTGATAACTGGGACGGTTCTGAGTTTACATCTAAAAAGCCTGAAACAGCCAAAGATGATGGATACAGTGTGGAAAACTGTTTTAGGGCTGTGGC encodes:
- the LOC131644697 gene encoding S-adenosyl-L-methionine:benzoic acid/salicylic acid carboxyl methyltransferase 3-like, whose amino-acid sequence is MDLKQVIHMKGGDGKEGYANNSLLQRKVISLTRSLRDEAITDVYRNTNPESLGIADLGCSYGANTFLVIAEAIKAVEKFCQEQKQKSPEYKVFLNDLPGNDFNNVFMSFDAFKKNLISEVKNQMGPFYFFGAPGSFYDRLFPNKSLHFVHSSYSLQFLSKVPDGVHINKGNVYLNKTSPPDVLKAYIEQYKSDLSFFLKCRAEELVEGGRLVVTLIGRIGEDPIYKECCLVWDVMSMGLNDMVKEGIIKEESMSSFNIPLYYPSQAEVKKEIDTQGSFDINYLETSEVNLSELDNWDGSEFTSKKPETAKDDGYSVENCFRAVAEPMLTGHFGESVTKEAFSRFMKNAVDHMPKDKAKISNITMSLTRKP